ACCGCGTTCCGCGAACGCGTCGACGGCGCCGGTCAGCAGCCGGCGGGCTGCGGCCGGCTGAACGTGCTCCCACACCAGGGGATCGGTGACTGCGGACACGTTGACACCTTGCACCAAACGCGTGAAGCTAAGCAAGCGCTTAGCGATCGCGATAAATGCAACACAGCGCCACAGATCTCACGCCTTGGGGAGGCCTAGATGGATCGCGTCATCTTCAACGAGGACCACCACGCATTCCGAGCCAGCGCCAAGGAGTACTGCGAGCGCTCGCTGGTGCCGCGGATGGATCAGTTCCTCGAAGAGAAGACGATCGACCGCGCCGCCTGGCTGGAGGCCGGCAAGCAGGGATTCCTCGGACTGGACGTGCCGGAGGAGTACGGCGGTTCGAGCGTCGGCGACTACCGGTTCAACCAGGTCTTCGCCGAGGAGGTGTCGAAGGTCTCCGCGTCGCTGTCGAGCTGCTTCGGCATCCACTACGACTGCGCCGCGCCGTACTTCGTCGACCTCGGCACCGAGGAGCAGAAGCAGCGCTGGCTGCCCAAGTTCTGCTCCGGTGAGTACGTCGCCGCGATCGGGATGACCGAGCCGTCGGGCGGCTCCGACCTCGCCGCGCTGAAGACGACCGCGAAGAAGGCCGACGGCGGCTGGGTGCTGAACGGCTCGAAGACCTTCATCACGAACGGCGACATGGCCGACCTCGTCATCGTCGCCGCCCGGACCGACCCGTCCAAGGGCGCGAAGGGCATCACGCTGTTCGTGGTCGAGGAGGGCATGGAGGGCTTCGCCCGCGGCCGGAAGCTGGACAAGGTCGGCCAGACCGAGTCGGGTACGTCGGAGCTGTTCTTCGAGGACCTGTTCGTCAGTGACGACAACGTGCTCGGTGAGATCGACCGCGGCTTCATCCACATGATGGAGCGGCTGGCCCAGGAGCGCATCGGCGCCGCAGTGTCGAACATCGCGCACGCGACCCAGATCCTCGACGAGACGATCGAGTACGTGAAGCAGCGCAAGGCCTTCGGCCAGTCCGTCGGCTCGTTCCAGTACAACAAGTTCCTCATCGCCGAGCTCGTCACCAAGGTCGAGGTCACGCAGGCGTACGTCGACAACGGCGTGGTCGCGCACGACGAGGACAGGCTGTCCGCGGTGGATGCCGCGAAGACCAAGTGGTGGAGCGCCCACGTGCAGAACGAAGTCCTGGACGCGTGCGTCCAGCTGCACGGCGGGTACGGCTACATGAACGAGTACCGGGTCGCCCGCGCCTGGCGCGACGCCCGCGTGACCAAGATCTGGGCCGGCTCGAACGAGATCATGAAGGAACTCATCGGCCGCGACCTCGGCCTGTAGAAGGGAACAGCTGTGCCTGAAGCAGTCATCGTGTCCACGGCGCGGTCGCCGATCGGGCGTGCGCACAAGGGGTCGCTGACCACGATCCGGCCGGACGACCTCGCCGTACAGATGATCAAGGCGGCGGTCGACAAGGTCGGGCTGACCGGCGACCAGATCGAGGACCTGGCGCTCGGCTGCGCGGAGCCGCACGACGAGCACGGCGGCAACATGGCGCGCCGGGTCGCGGTCCAGCTCGGCTGGGACAACACGCCGGCGACCACGGTCAACCGGTTCTGCGCGTCGTCGACGCAGACCGCGCGGATGGCGTACCACGCGATCAAGTCCGGCGAGGGCGACATCTTCGTCAGCGCCGGCGTCGAGTGCGTCTCGCGGTACAAGAACTTCGGCTCGGCCGGGGTCGGCGACCCGAGCTCGTTCAACGAGGCCTTCACCGACGCGGTCGCGCGGACCGAGAAGTACGCCGAGACCAACGACACCTGGCACGACCCGCGCCAGGACGGGCTGATCCCGGACATCTACATCTCGATGGGCCAGACCGCCGAGAACGTGGCGACCCTGCGGGGCATCAGCCGCGCGGACCAGGACGTCTTCGGCGTCCGCTCGCAGAACCTGGCCGAGAAGGCGATCGACAACGGGTTCTTCGAGCGCGAGATCACGCCGGTGACGCTGCCGGACGGGACCGTGGTGAGCAAGGACGACGGGCCGCGGGCCGGTACGACGCTGGAGAAGGTCAGCCAGCTGAAGCCGGTGTTCCGCCCCGACGGCACCGTGACGGCCGGCAACTGCTGCCCGCTGAACGACGGCGCCGCCGCGGTCGTGATCATGAGCGACACCAAGGCGCGCGAGCTCGGCCTGACGCCGCTGGCGCGGATCGTGTCGACCGGTGTCAGCGGGCTGTCGCCGGAGATCATGGGCCTCGGTCCGGTCGAGGCGTCGAAGCAGGCGCTGGCGCGGGCCGGGATGAGCATCGGCGACATCGACCTGGTCGAGATCAACGAGGCGTTCGCGGTCCAGGTGATCGGGTCGGCGCGTGAGCTCGGCATCGACGAGGACAAGCTGAACGTGCACGGCGGCGCGATCGCGCTCGGCCACCCGTTCGGGTCGACCGGCGCGCGGATCATGACCACGCTGGTCAACGGTCTGCAGTTCGAGGACAAGCAGTTCGGTCTCGAGACGATGTGCGTCGGCGGCGGTCAGGGCATGGCGATCGTTCTCGAGCGCCTCAGCTGATGGCGCTGGACGGCCGGACAGCGATCGTCACCGGAGCCTCCCGAGGTATCGGGCTGGCGATCGCGCAGCGCCTGGTGGCCGACGGCGCCCGCGTCGTCATCACCGGCCGGACCCAGGAGACCCTCGACGAGGCGGTCAAGACCTTGGGCGGCCGGAAGCACGCGCTGGCCGTGGCAGGCAAGGCGGCCGACCCGACGCACCGGGGCGCGGTCGTGGCCGCAGCGGTGGCGACGTACGGGTCGGTGGATCTGCTGGTGAACAACGCCGGCATCAACCCGATCTACGGGAAGCTGCTGGACGTCGACCAGATGGTCGCGGCCAAGATGGTGGACACCAATGTGCTGGCCGCGATCGCCTGGGTGAAGGCCTGCCGGGACGCGTGGATGCGCGCCCACGGCGGTGCCGTGGTCAACCTGTCCTCGGTGGCCGGGCTGGGGCCGTCGCCGGGCATCGGGTGGTACGGCGCGACCAAGGCGATGCTGTCCCGGGTCACCCAGGAGCTGGCCGTCGAGCTGGCTCCTGAGATCCGGGTGAACGCCGTGGCTCCGGCAGTGGTCAAGACCAAGTTCGCCGGAGCGCTCTACGAAGGGCGTGAGGACAAGGTCGCGGCGACGTACCCACTGCGTCGGCTGGGCCGGCCGGAGGACGTCGCCTCGCTGGTGTGGTTCCTGCTGTCCGACGAGGCGTCGTGGATCACCGGCCAGACCATCACCATCGACGGCGGCCTGATGCTGAACGGCGGGATCGCCTAGGGCTGGCGGCCCTGCCAGGCGGCCAGCTGGTCGTACGGCGACGCGTCGGCGTGCACCTGCACTACCGGGCCGAACGGCACGTGTCCGCCGCGCTGCTCGGCCGGGATGGACTGGCGCACCATCGGAAGCACCTGTGTCGCCACAGCGTCGTCCAGCTCGTTGAGACGCCCAGTGGCCTTCGCCAGGTCCCACGAGTGCGTGGTGAGCTCACCTGTGTACGCAGCGATCGCAGATGCGCCGGGCAGGGTGCCCCACGGCAGTTTGCAGATCTGGCCGAGTACGGCGTCGTCGGCGAGGGTGGTGTCCAGAGCGACGCGGCGTTCCTTCCAAGCAGCCGGTACGTCGTCGACGCCTGTGGTGACGCCGGGGATGGTCAGCGGGTCGCCGCCGTTCAAGGCGAGGTCGATGCGCGCGACGACGGTCAGCAGGTGGCCCAGCAGGGTGCGGACGTCGTACTCGTCGCAGGGAGTCGGTAGGTCGAGGTCGTCGGGCCCGGTCGTGTTGACGAGATGCTGGGTCTGGTCGAGAGCGCGGACGAACAGCGCGCGTGGGTCGTTGGTCATGGAGACAGCTTCCAGGGGTATATACGACATCTTCTGTCCCATATTGTTGGCGGCATGCGAGCGGACCGGTTGTTGCAGATCATCCTGTTGCTGCAGCGGCATGAGCGGTTGAGCGCGCGGGACCTGGCTGAGCGGCTGGAGGTGTCGTCGCGGACGGTCATGCGCGACATGGAGGCGTTGTCCGCGGCCGGCGTACCGGTGTACTCCGAGAGGGGGCGTAACGGGGGCTGCGTGTTGCTGCCCGGGTACCGCGCCGACGTGAGTGAGCTGACGCCGCGGGAGGCGCAGGCGTTGTTCGCGTGGTCGGGACGGGCGGCGTTGTCGGAGGAGCTCGGGCTGCAGGACGCGCTGCACTCTGCGATGGGGAAGCTGTCCGCGACGCTGCCTGTGGAGCTGCAGGGGGACGCGGACGCGTTGTCCGGTGCGATCGTCGTGGACCGGCGGCGGTGGTTCGCAGAGGCTGAGGACACCGGTGCGTTGCCCGTACTGCGGCAGGCCGTCGTCAAGCGGCGACGGGTACGACTGCGGTACGCGTCGGCGAGTGAGGGCGTCCAGCAACGAACTGTGGACCCGTGGGGGCTCGTCGAGCAGGCGGGGCGGTGGTACCTGGTGGCGGCGCATCGCGGGGCGGCGCGCATGTACCGGGTGTCTCGGGTCGAGCAGGCCGACGTACTCGAAGAGGCGGCGGAACGGCCCGACGGGTTGGACGTGCGTGCCGAGTGGGAGCGGCTGCGGTCCGGACTCGAGCGGCAGGTACCCGTCGGAGTCGACGTACTGGTCCGGGTACGGCCGGAGAAGGTGGAGCTGATCCGGCGCATCGCCTCACCGATGCTCGCGAAAGGGGAGGTGGCGCGCGACGTACAGTCCGATGACGAGTGGCCGCACCTGCGGTTGCACTTCCGGGTCCGGGAGGCGGCGTGCGGCGTACTGCTCGGATTCGCGGGCGACCTGGAGGTGCTCGAACCAGACGACCTGCGCGCCCGGATGCTGGAGCTGGCCCAGGCCGCGCTGGCGACCTACGGCTGACGGGTGGCCACGAAAGTCTGGCGCAGAATGACGTTGCCCTCGGCATCGAGGTCCTCGTTGCGCCAGTGGAAGCCGGTCGGGGTGATACCGGTGAATTCCCAGCGGGTGTTGGCGATCTGTGATTCGAGGGTGATGGTGTCCGCGCTCGCGTGGGCGATGAACGGCATCACGAACGCCGCCTTCGGCCCCATCCAGGTCGAGCGGAACGCCTGCAGCTCCGGATCGTAGATGCGAACCGACAACCCCCACTCGCCGTCGCCGTCCGTCGCCCGCGCGACCCGGCTCGGGGTGATCCAGACGTCCGCGACCGCGCGGCCGTCGAGCGCCCAGGCGAAGTGCCACTCACCCTTCGTCTGCCGGGTGATCGCCCCGCTGTCGTCGTACCAGGCGACGTCGAGGTCCCAGCTGCCGATCAGCGGTGCGAACGGGCGGAACGCGTCGGCGTACTCGGGGCGCGGGGCGTCGGCGACCATCAGGCCGGCGAGGGTGCGGGCGGCTGCCGCTCCGTCTGTCATCTGCATGGTGGCTGTTTACGCCTGACGCCTGCGGGAGGTCAAGCGCAAAGTCGGACGCCCCGCCGCCGGTGACCCCGTCGCGTGGAACCACGATGGCACTTCCGGCGGTCGGGGCGATCAGTCCGACAGCACCGCGCCACTTTAGTACGACTCCGCTACACAGCCGAATCACGAGACGCTCGCCGCTGTTGCGATCGCGTTGCTGGTTGTTAATGCGTGGCGTGGGTACGGCGTGCTGGCTAAGGTCCGGGAGCATGAGGACCCGG
This Kribbella sp. NBC_00482 DNA region includes the following protein-coding sequences:
- a CDS encoding acyl-CoA dehydrogenase family protein, whose protein sequence is MDRVIFNEDHHAFRASAKEYCERSLVPRMDQFLEEKTIDRAAWLEAGKQGFLGLDVPEEYGGSSVGDYRFNQVFAEEVSKVSASLSSCFGIHYDCAAPYFVDLGTEEQKQRWLPKFCSGEYVAAIGMTEPSGGSDLAALKTTAKKADGGWVLNGSKTFITNGDMADLVIVAARTDPSKGAKGITLFVVEEGMEGFARGRKLDKVGQTESGTSELFFEDLFVSDDNVLGEIDRGFIHMMERLAQERIGAAVSNIAHATQILDETIEYVKQRKAFGQSVGSFQYNKFLIAELVTKVEVTQAYVDNGVVAHDEDRLSAVDAAKTKWWSAHVQNEVLDACVQLHGGYGYMNEYRVARAWRDARVTKIWAGSNEIMKELIGRDLGL
- a CDS encoding acetyl-CoA C-acetyltransferase, which codes for MPEAVIVSTARSPIGRAHKGSLTTIRPDDLAVQMIKAAVDKVGLTGDQIEDLALGCAEPHDEHGGNMARRVAVQLGWDNTPATTVNRFCASSTQTARMAYHAIKSGEGDIFVSAGVECVSRYKNFGSAGVGDPSSFNEAFTDAVARTEKYAETNDTWHDPRQDGLIPDIYISMGQTAENVATLRGISRADQDVFGVRSQNLAEKAIDNGFFEREITPVTLPDGTVVSKDDGPRAGTTLEKVSQLKPVFRPDGTVTAGNCCPLNDGAAAVVIMSDTKARELGLTPLARIVSTGVSGLSPEIMGLGPVEASKQALARAGMSIGDIDLVEINEAFAVQVIGSARELGIDEDKLNVHGGAIALGHPFGSTGARIMTTLVNGLQFEDKQFGLETMCVGGGQGMAIVLERLS
- a CDS encoding SDR family oxidoreductase, coding for MALDGRTAIVTGASRGIGLAIAQRLVADGARVVITGRTQETLDEAVKTLGGRKHALAVAGKAADPTHRGAVVAAAVATYGSVDLLVNNAGINPIYGKLLDVDQMVAAKMVDTNVLAAIAWVKACRDAWMRAHGGAVVNLSSVAGLGPSPGIGWYGATKAMLSRVTQELAVELAPEIRVNAVAPAVVKTKFAGALYEGREDKVAATYPLRRLGRPEDVASLVWFLLSDEASWITGQTITIDGGLMLNGGIA
- a CDS encoding TIGR03086 family metal-binding protein is translated as MTNDPRALFVRALDQTQHLVNTTGPDDLDLPTPCDEYDVRTLLGHLLTVVARIDLALNGGDPLTIPGVTTGVDDVPAAWKERRVALDTTLADDAVLGQICKLPWGTLPGASAIAAYTGELTTHSWDLAKATGRLNELDDAVATQVLPMVRQSIPAEQRGGHVPFGPVVQVHADASPYDQLAAWQGRQP
- a CDS encoding helix-turn-helix transcriptional regulator is translated as MRADRLLQIILLLQRHERLSARDLAERLEVSSRTVMRDMEALSAAGVPVYSERGRNGGCVLLPGYRADVSELTPREAQALFAWSGRAALSEELGLQDALHSAMGKLSATLPVELQGDADALSGAIVVDRRRWFAEAEDTGALPVLRQAVVKRRRVRLRYASASEGVQQRTVDPWGLVEQAGRWYLVAAHRGAARMYRVSRVEQADVLEEAAERPDGLDVRAEWERLRSGLERQVPVGVDVLVRVRPEKVELIRRIASPMLAKGEVARDVQSDDEWPHLRLHFRVREAACGVLLGFAGDLEVLEPDDLRARMLELAQAALATYG